One window of the Podospora pseudocomata strain CBS 415.72m chromosome 7, whole genome shotgun sequence genome contains the following:
- the BIM1 gene encoding microtubule integrity protein mal3 (COG:Z; BUSCO:EOG09264KO7; EggNog:ENOG503NZ7G), with protein MGESRQELVQWLNSLLQLNITKVEQCGTGAALCQVYDSIFQDVPMSRVKFNANTEYAYIQNFKVLQNTFTRHHIDRSIPVESLVKCKMQDNLEFLQWTKKFWDQYYPGGDYDAVARRKGAPTGPAGGAAPRVTASAARRPGGTTPTTGPRVGAKAAAPSAASLALQQENTTLKETVVGLERERDFYFSKLRDIELLVQQAVEEDPELEKQEDGLVKQIQTILYSTEEGFEIPETEQLDDQETF; from the exons ATGGGTGAATCGCG GCAAGAGCTTGTGCAGTGGCTTAACAGCCTCCTGcagctcaacatcaccaaggtCGAGCAATGTGGTACTGG CGCCGCCCTCTGCCAGGTCTACGACAGCATCTTCCAAGATGTCCCCATGTCCCGAGTCAAGTTCAATGCCAACACCGAATATGCATACATTCAGAATTTCAAAGTCCTGCAAA ACACTTTCACCCGGCATCACATCGACCGATCGATCCCCGTAGAGTCGCTCGTGAAGTGCAAGATGCAGGACAATCTTGAGTTCCTGCAGTGGACCAAAAAGTTCTGGGACCAATACTATCCCGGCGGTGACTACGATGCCGTGGCCAGACGGAAGGGCGCCCCAACCGGACCTGCTGGAGGTGCGGCTCCCCGCGTGACGGCGTCTGCAGCGAGACGTCCGGGTGGgaccactcccaccaccggcccTCGAGTTGGGGCCAAGGCCGCTGCTCCCAGCGCCGCCTCTCTCGCCCTGCAACAGGAGAACACCACCCTTAAGGAGACCGTCGTCGGCCTTGAGAGGGAGCGTGATTTCTACTTCAGCAAGCTCCGCGACATTGAGCTCCTTGTCCAGCaagctgtggaggaggaccccgagctcgagaagcaaGAGGACGGCCTGGTCAAGCAGATTCAGACCATCCTGTACTCGACCGAGGAAGGCTTTGAGATTCCCGAGACGGAGCAGCTTGACGACCAAGAGACATTTTAA
- a CDS encoding hypothetical protein (COG:U; EggNog:ENOG503NZ6A), protein MAPPIEISIPTTSISTPPNGKPFTLYNITLRLPLRSLIVQKRYSEFEALHKNLHSLVGAYPPEPLPEKSWWRTSTANSPERTEERRAGLEKYLRAIAEPPDRRWRDTPVWRAFLGLPAGSSTQSGISLEGRIPAIGLREANLAAASDPGTWLDLHRELKTSLHEARVALGRRDGATENSARVEAGSAAKRALIKAGNLIGSLSDGLRVMKEDGGKLGEGELRRRRDLLAAARVERDGLDKLSSSFAVAGGGVAAGVAVGRHQGVASASERAALMGNNDGGPSSIGIVRTSTGRRVLGAPLPETERTRELDNEGVLQLQRDTMQEQDQEVEALAKIIRRQKEMGLAINDEVNRHIDMLDRLNDDVDVVGRKLGVAKDRVKRLDKASMDTITTTAPPLSEGAARNMQEIEQEDNSTNAVRQQQQQQPGGGIIDAVLLLIVRGVLAGVQGYAVLGWLMGKISAALVWTVELVLLLLVQPGGGNTNHHNG, encoded by the exons ATGGCACCCCCCATCGAAatctccatccccaccacgtccatctccacccccccaaacggCAAACCCTTCACCCTCTACAACAtcaccctccgcctccccttGCGCTCCCTCATCGTCCAAAAGCGCTACTCGGAATTCGAAGCCCTCCACAAGAACCTCCACTCCCTCGTCGGCGCTTACCCCCCCGAGCCACTCCCCGAAAAGTCTTGGTGGCGCACCTCGACGGCGAACTCCCCTGAACGCACAGAAGAGAGGCGagcggggttggagaagtaTCTTCGTGCCATTGCCGAACCGCCAGATAGACGGTGGAGGGATACTCCCGTCTGGAGGGCCTTTCTGGGGCTTCCTGCGGGAAGCAGCACGCAGAGTGGGATTAGTCTCGAGGGACGGATCCCTGCTAttgggttgagggaggcgaaTTTGGCTGCTGCTAGCGACCCGGGGACGTGGCTGGATTTACATCGGGAATTGAAGACTTCTCTTCACGAGGCGAGGGTTGCTTTGGGACGGAGGGATGGGGCGACGGAGAATAGTGCTAGGGTTGAGGCGGGGAGTGCGGCGAAGCGGGCGTTGATTAAGGCGGGGAATCTGATTGGGAGTTTGAGTGATGGGTTGAGGGTTatgaaggaggatggggggaagctgggggagggggagttgagaCGGAGACGGGAtttgttggcggcggcgagggtggagagggatgggCTGGATAAGCTGAGTAGTAgctttgctgttgctggtgggggggttgcggctggggtggcggtggggaggcatCAGGGGGTTGCGAGTGCGAGTGAGAGGGCTGCGCTTATGGGAAATAATGATGGGGGGCCGAGCAGTATTGGGATTGTGAGGACGTCGACTGGACGGCGGGTGTTGGGTGCGCCGCTGCCGGAGACggagaggacgagggagCTGGATAATGAGGGAGTACTTCAGCTACAGAGGGACACTATGCAGGAACAAGAccaggaggtggaggcgctGGCAAAAATTATCAGACGGCAAAAGGAGATGGGGCTGGCGATCAACGACGAGGTTAACCGCCATATTGACATGCTGGACCGTCTGAATGACGACGTGGACGTTGTGGGCAGGAAGCTGGGCGTGGCAAAGGATAGGGTCAAGAGACT TGACAAGGCTAGCAtggacaccatcaccactacTGCTCCCCCGCTATCCGAGGGAGCTGCTCGGAATATGCAAGAGATTGAACAAGAGGACAACAGCACAAATGCGGtacgacagcaacagcaacaacaaccgggAGGTGGCATAATTGACGCCGTGCTTTTATTAATTGTTAGGGGGGTTTTGGCCGGCGTTCAGGGGTATGCCGTGCTTGGGTGGCTGATGGGGAAGATATCGGCTGCTTTGGTCTGGACGGTggagctggtgctgctgcttttgGTGCAGCCAGGTGGTGGCAATACGAATCATCATAATGGATGA
- a CDS encoding hypothetical protein (EggNog:ENOG503NXDU), with product MSQPPPPPPPHGNNPRTTAGSAPSPGSGLPRGKYDVFIIPEHSAGAGFLYLPSLRPQWNSFFAGIACSVIVLLVFINFAPMIAQVLWSLRNLGAMGNLLWAAMAAMLFFFGRMQGESSSAKFYQSRANGSGQNPGAGYGGAKSEWYTPPPNPGPTPNQAPPPPPPPPTAEDEHEPRGGSYKSSWEEEPRPPPQPQPKANPPAPEPKPEPKPEPKARPEPKPEPRRTPTPEPTPEPKAEPKEPKPKKRSKKERRAEEAAKAEEAAKSAEVPKPAEPPKPKEMPRPKEAPKPAEAPKPKEVPIPAEPPKPKETPKPKEIPKPKEIPKPKVQPPPPPPTPPPAEERPKTPVSQPSPTKGTSAWEKAREETRKRIEEQKAKEAEQKRKEEMARRLRELREREAKEREKREADKREREERDRLKKEQEEKEKERIERELREKLEKENREIREKLEKEMREKLQRELREREARERKERETRERLAREREAREKAEREAREREIAREKEELRLKLEQERQAAREREAKEAQERKEREERLTRLRKEREERLKREEQARKEKEEREQNERRGTSYAYSSVGEKTSMWPNGKPPSVAPSESAWSAPTPPRAASPPPPSPTKPAPSPVPPKHTSIPRPAPAAPTPPPAAQSQYQPPPQKQPTPKPAASSTGTADEYSFRPYDTPKKSRKKSETDFSESSYAHSASTARTTPPPPMREPYTTNDPNKIVIRAVYAYLNEFSKTPAQQLISGIKPVTDGLILRITSAGLFVDDDVRGVAQREWDVKAWTLKQIEIWCPTHAQNASASSAPGSIPTNHPFFKTMPTRPRAAERGATKVMIGEEALEYLSEFSRCCKGTCRRGQASAGGPPARGLHLVRATQRDAGGKRYLFVVDEEEGWKIADGIAALRGSGQVRALGVAGFSSLESRTVLDSLGFHQ from the coding sequence ATGAGCCAgccaccgccccctccccctcctcatggGAACAATCCCAGAACGACGGCTGGTTCGGCACCTTCCCCCGGTTCTGGACTTCCACGAGGGAAATACGATGTTTTTATTATTCCAGAACACTCGGCCGGCGCTGGTTTCCTGTACCTGCCCTCCCTGAGGCCCCAGTGGAACAGCTTCTTCGCTGGCATCGCCTGTTCAGTGATCGTGCTGCTGGTATTCATCAATTTCGCACCGATGATTGCCCAGGTCTTATGGAGCTTGAGGAACTTGGGCGCAATGGGAAACCTGCTATGGGCGGCAATGGCAGCCATGCTGTTCTTCTTCGGACGAATGCAAGGGGAGAGCTCCTCCGCGAAATTCTATCAGAGTCGAGCGAATGGAAGTGGCCAGAACCCTGGTGCTGGATATGGAGGAGCCAAATCAGAATGgtacacccctcccccgaacCCCGGTCCCACACCCAACCAAGccccgccacctccacctccgccgcctACTGCGGAGGACGAGCATGAGCCTCGTGGCGGCTCATACAAGTCGtcatgggaggaggagccacGCCCGCCACCGCAGCCACAGCCAAAGGCTAATCCTCCCGCACCAGAACCGAAGCCGGAGCCAAAGCCGGAACCCAAGGCAAGACCGGAACCGAAGCCAGAGCCAAGACGGACGCCAACCCCGGAACCCACACCGGAGCCAAAGGCAGAACCTAAGGAGCCGAAACCTAAGAAGAGATCGAAGAAGGAGCGCAGAGCAGAGGAGGCTGCCAAAGCCGAAGAGGCCGCCAAGTCTGCTGAGGTTCCCAAGCCTGCAGAGCCTCCTAAACCGAAGGAGATGCCGAGGCCCAAGGAGGCCCCGAAACCGGCCGAAGCACCCAAACCAAAGGAGGTCCCAATACCAGCTGAACCACCTAAGCCAAAGGAAACCCCCAAGCCGAAGGAGATTCCAAAGCCCAAAGAGATACCGAAGCCGAAGGTccagccacctccaccaccgccaactcctcctcctgctgagGAGCGACCCAAGACTCCGGTTTCCCAGCCGAGCCCGACCAAGGGCACTAGCGCTTGGGAGAAAGCAAGAGAAGAGACACGGAAGCGCATAGAGGAGCAGAAGGCCAAAGAGGCCGAGCAAAAGCGGAAAGAGGAGATGGCCCGGCGGTTGAGAGAGCTTCGCGAGCGCGAGGCCAAGGAGCGCGAGAAGCGGGAGGCCGacaagagggagagagaggaaagagaccgcctcaagaaggagcaagaggagaaggagaaggaaaggatCGAAAGagagttgagggagaagctggagaaggagaatcGGGAGATTCGTGAGAAGCTCGAAAAGGAAATGCGCGAAAAGCTTCAAAGGGAGCTGAGAGAACGCGAGGCCCGTGAGCGCAAAGAACGTGAAACCCGCGAGAGGTTGGCGAGAGAGCGTGAGGCTAGGGAGAAAGCCGAACGTGAAGCCAGGGAAAGGGAGATcgcgagggagaaggaggagctgcgACTCAAACTTGAGCAGGAGCGCCAGGCCGCCCGAGAAAGAGAGGCCAAGGAAGCTCAAGAGAGGAAAGAACGTGAAGAGCGTCTGACTCGACTGCGAAAGGAAAGAGAGGAGCGCCtcaagagggaggagcaagcccgcaaggaaaaggaagagagggagcaGAACGAACGGAGAGGGACGTCATACGCCTACTCGTCTGTCGGTGAGAAGACGAGCATGTGGCCCAATGGTAAACCACCCAGCGTTGCTCCCTCAGAATCTGCTTGGTCAgccccaactcctccaagagctgcttctccgcctcctccatctccaacaaagCCTGCACCATCGCCAGTTCCACCCAAGCATACATCCATTCCTCGGCCAGCACCAGCtgccccaacaccaccaccagctgccCAATCCCAGTACCAGCCCCCGCCACAGAAGCAGCCTACCCCCAAGCCAGCAGCATCGTCAACAGGTACAGCAGATGAATACTCGTTCCGACCGTACGACACGCCGAAGAAGTCGCGGAAGAAGTCAGAAACTGATTTCTCCGAGTCTTCCTATGCCCACTCGGCCTCGACCGCGAGAACCACgcccccgccgccgatgAGAGAGCCATACACAACCAACGACCCGAACAAGATCGTCATTCGAGCGGTGTACGCCTACCTCAACGAGTTTTCCAAGACGCCGGCGCAGCAGCTTATCTCGGGCATCAAGCCTGTCACGGACGGTCTCATTCTGCGAATCACGAGCGCGGGACTGtttgtcgacgacgacgtACGAGGCGTGGCACAAAGGGAGTGGGACGTCAAGGCCTGGACTCTTAAGCAGATCGAGATCTGGTGTCCCACCCACGCGCAGAATGCCTCCGCTTCTAGTGCCCCAGGTTCGATCCCTACCAATcaccccttcttcaagaccATGCCTACCCGTCCCCGCGCTGCTGAGCGTGGTGCGACCAAGGTAATGATTGGCGAAGAGGCGCTGGAGTATTTAAGTGAGTTCTCGCGATGCTGCAAGGGTACGTGCCGCCGTGGGCAGGCCTCGGCTGGAGGACCTCCGGCTAGGGGGCTGCATCTTGTCCGGGCTACGCAGAGGGATGCTGGTGGCAAGAGATACCTTtttgtggtggatgaggaggagggatggaaGATTGCCGATGGCATCGCGGCCCTCAGGGGCAGTGGCCAAGTCAGAGCGCTTGGCGTGGCTGGTTTCAGCAGCCTTGAGTCGAGGACAGTGCTGGACTCGCTCGGTTTCCATCAGTAG
- a CDS encoding hypothetical protein (EggNog:ENOG503P810; COG:S) — translation MDFLPHPVAGVEPLDIPFVADTPFVFGTDFWDFPKLHGFGDQWASLPAPRLASLAQSWLYFGTIAEFLGRPIDYREYKVSRSVSARPLIPLLNEWLTSHAIPPRDTTKQPPPPSSLGEEGTHDPPISREARKRLIYEHARFLDAVVDLAEDFDRVSQSHVKPIPTIVLSIKVLCTTLRSVLWDLVQVDAEDMPLPWPKHEKVATLDSNGNPDISPSAQLMLDVLRLRGWCPFYARKVLTSYNYAIAYYFTRLFRLFSTETSHEGCDFEECVASNADVFSYVPRHIRYGCQCQPMGVGMDQIRGIIEDGGVPLVRLRGSLQRGIRLEVVRMTARTRFVIISHVWADGIGNANANAMPECQLRRVFGYLSRLKALREGEDAGAEFNLLGSVDTGFQTAARRRPRYFWIDALCMPPVSMGLLRMRAINKLPAVYQAADRVLVLDPNLEKISIENSDTLEQCARFSVSPWIGRSWTFQEAALGNVVEVQCADGTFNALSPKLKQPRAVPPPQGPQQSGSTAGMGRDISLAMVASLTRCLNHEFRSSFANGVKPVKAAHGRETLAPDFCTLFVQVWNELSERATTVPGDKHLIIANLLGFNTEPLMRLNKSADRMACILRSMDGVPMSLFFNMNGPRQRPSKNHRDRWVPLYPAKQKLTFGSTFTNLRNVKNDLYLPNNTVSRTKVAVLVCTGPPDPFSSCAFTVHDTTTGDQYSVEIHREEGETDAFAAPDIGPYCIAIQLDNPLITKQNNDMPGLAASPAQPYPGALFRVRRVVTNVKKLYYHALEATYEKSFELVEEDTYDHSKPPDLSSDDNISTAFQRHPRGLLRTVYDCPLTVTRLPPPSTPISPSFRREEKQAPPPTLASVPLPETWQLIIEREPPTYPHPLPTRPSLSDALTPVTAHLSVTALDGLVASGCVGFGIAICATMFSFLAPLAKMAIIAKLILHSLFLIQMFVFAGVEVRLVWNVLHITLVVLYTFSRAAQGGAQVLDWAFIAWAFVGHAVDFGARVVIHSVVVPELFEQYLASFDEGYDDGSRRRKYGERGVGRWWKRVKGRYGKKKPKVWMPRDAATAAEEEVTGGGRGGEEVRSSDQYDLLSGGTHQRDGDRNGNHHTTTSVEEDVDLDFFEHEHRHHVVSGAFSMADGYGHYARPPEVHMLGVMDGSKRHQGRGYSTLPI, via the exons ATGGACTTTCTTCCGCATCCCGTCGCCGGGGTCGAGCCGCTGGACATCCCCTTTGTCGCCGACACCCCCTTTGTGTTTGGCACCGACTTTTGGGACTTCCCCAAGCTCCACGGCTTCGGCGACCAGTGGGCCAGCCTCCCGGCCCCGAGGCTGGCGTCGCTGGCGCAGTCATGGCTGTACTTTGGCACCATCGCCGAGTTTCTGGGCCGGCCGATTGATTACAGGGAATACAAAGTGTCGAGAAGCGTGTCTGCCCGGCCGTTGATACCTTTGCTGAACGAGTGGCTCACCTCGCACGCCATACCCCCAAGGGACACGaccaaacaaccaccaccaccatcatcactaggggaagaaggaacaCATGACCCGCCCATCTCGCGCGAGGCAAGGAAACGCCTCATCTACGAGCACGCCAGGTTTTTGGACGCGGTGGTTGATCTGGCGGAGGACTTTGACCGCGTCTCGCAGAGCCATGTCAAGCCGATTCCGACTATTGTTCTGTCTATCAAAGTCCTTTGTACCACGCTCCGGAGTGTACTGTGGGATTTGGTCCAGGTCGACGCGGAGGACATGCCCTTGCCCTGGCCGAAGCACGAAAAAGTTGCCACGCTGGATAGTAATGGCAACCCTGACATTTCACCGAGCGCGCAGCTCATGTTGGATGTGTTACGgctgagggggtggtgcccGTTCTATGCACGAAAGGTGCTCACGAGTTACAACTATGCGATTGCGTATTACTTCACGAGGTTGTTTCGGCTGTTTTCTACAGAGACGAGCCATGAGGGGTGCGATTTTGAGGAGTGCGTGGCTAGTAATGCGGACGTCTTCAGCTACGTGCCCAGGCATATACGCTATGGGTGTCAGTGTCAGccgatgggggtggggatggatcAGATAAGGGGGATtattgaggatgggggggtgccGCTTGTTAGGCTGAGGGGGTCGCTGCAGCGGGGGATACgactggaggtggtgaggatgacggcCAGGACGAGGTTTGTGATTATCAGTCATGTCTGGGCGGATGGGATCGGGAACGCGAATGCGAATGCTATGCCCGAGTGTcagttgaggagggtgtttggGTATTTGAGCAGGCTGAAAGcgctgagggagggggaggatgcgGGGGCCGAGTTTAACCTGTTGGGTTCGGTTGATACGGGGTTTCagacggcggcgaggaggaggccgaggtacTTTTGGATTGATGCGTTGTGTATGCCGCCGGTGAGCATGGGgttgctgaggatgagggcgatCAACAAGTTGCCGGCGGTGTACCAGGCGGCGGAtagggtgttggtgttggaccCCAACTTGGAGAAGATATCGATTGAGAACTCGGATACGCTGGAGCAGTGCGCGAGGTTTTCGGTGAGCCCGTGGAttgggaggagttggacgTTTCAGGAGGCGGCGCTGGGGAATGTGGTTGAGGTTCAGTGTGCTGATGGGACGTTTAATGCTCTTTCGCCGAAGCTCAAGCAACCGAGGGCTGTTCCTCCACCCCAGGGGCCACAGCAGTC TGGTTCAACAGCAGGCATGGGAAGGGATATCAGCTTGGCCATGGTGGCTAGTTTGACCCGGTGCCTGAACCACGAGTTCCGGTCATCATTTGCGAACGGTGTCAAGCCGGTCAAGGCCGCGCATGGGAGAGAGACGCTGGCTCCTGACTTTTGCACATTGTTTGTACAGGTGTGGAACGAACTGAGCGAGAGGGCAACTACGGTTCCAGGCGACAAGCATCTTATAATCGCGAACCTGCTTGGCTTCAACACGGAGCCACTCATGAGGCTGAACAAGTCAGCCGATCGGATGGCATGTATATTGAGGAGCATGGATGGCGTGCCCATGTCGTTATTCTTCAACATGAACGGACCAAGGCAGAGGCCATCAAAGAACCACAGAGATCGTTGGGTGCCATTATACCCAGCAAAACAGAAACTCACCTTTGGGTCAACATTTACCAATCTGCGCAACGTCAAGAACGACTTATACCTCCCTAATAACACTGTCAGTCGAACCAAGGTGGCAGTACTGGTATGCACTGGCCCACCAGACCCCTTTTCGAGCTGCGCCTTCACCGTCCACGACACCACAACAGGTGATCAATATTCCGTCGAAATTcaccgagaagaaggcgaaacAGACGCCTTTGCAGCCCCTGATATTGGCCCCTATTGCATAGCCATCCAGCTcgacaaccccctcatcacaaaacaaaacaacgaCATGCCCGGCCTTGCCGCCAGCCCAGCACAACCCTACCCCGGCGCTTTGTTTCGAGTCCGTCGTGTGGTCACCAACGTCAAAAAGCTCTACTACCACGCCCTCGAAGCTACGTACGAAAAGTCGTTTGAGCTTGTAGAAGAAGACACGTACGACCACTCCAAACCCCCCGATCTCTCGTCGGACGACAACATATCCACCGCTTTCCAGCGTCACCCCCGCGGCCTCCTGAGGACAGTCTACGACTGCCCTCTAACCGtcacccgcctcccccctccttcgaCCCCCATCAGCCCGTCCTTCCGCCGAGAGGAAAAACaagcaccccctcccacccttgCCTCAGTCCCCCTCCCGGAAACATGGCAGCTGATCATCGAACGGGAACCACCCACCtacccccaccccctccccacccggCCCTCTCTCTCCGACGCCCTCACCCCGGTGACGGCGCATTTGTCAGTCACAGCCCTCGACGGCCTCGTCGCCTCGGGGTGTGTAGGTTTTGGCATCGCAATCTGCGCAAcaatgttttcttttctagCGCCcctggccaagatggcgATTATCGCTAAGCTGATCCTTCACTCGCTGTTTCTGATACAGATGTTTGTGTTTGccggggtggaggtgaggctgGTGTGGAATGTGCTGCATATCACTCTGGTGGTGCTGTACACCTTCTCCCGGGCTGCGCAAGGGGGGGCGCAAGTGCTAGACTGGGCGTTTATTGCCTGGGCGTTTGTGGGGCACGCGGTTGATTTTGGGGCTAGGGTTGTGATCCATAGTGTAGTTGTGCCCGAGCTGTTTGAGCAATACCTGGCTTCGTTTGATGAGGGGTATGACGATGGgagtaggaggaggaaatatggggaaaggggggtggggaggtggtggaagagggtgaaggggaggtatgggaagaagaagccaaaggtTTGGATGCCTAGGGATGCCgccactgctgctgaggaggaggtcaccggcggaggaagaggaggagaagaagtgagGAGTTCAGATCAGTACGACTTGCTCTCTGGGGGGACGCATCAGAGGGATGGGGATAGGAACGGTAATCATCATACTACTACtagtgtggaggaggatgtggatcTGGACTTTTTTGAGCATGAGCATAGGCATCATGTCGTCTCGGGGGCGTTTTCCATGGCGGATGGGTATGGGCATTATGCGAGGCCGCCGGAGGTGCACATGCTGGGGGTTATGGATGGGAGTAAGAGGCAtcaggggagggggtataGCACGCTTCCTATTTAG